tgttagtgacaccataacgaatactgagggggatggttcagaccatgattctgagttgatatcaggtggatttttttgtcggaaaattcatacaatatttgtgtatttttttattattttccattccatacttttgcgacggaaatttctacttgatatcaactcagaatcatggcctgaatcatccctcaagttttcgttacgatgtcactaacaccctgtatttttctGATCCACTATAATCACCGataatgataattttaataatggtaAAAAATTATTACAGAGTTTTTTTCCTCCTCGTTTAAACCCCTGAGTGTCACGTAATAACTTTTGACTCACGAAATGGGGAGTCTATGTAATAACCTGAGTATTGTACAAAGCGAGTGATTGGGTTTTTTTCCATTTCCTTTGTAAGATGGTATGCTTATTTTGTTATCTTAAGATAAAATTAGACTAATATATTTTGTAAGGTATacacataaattatgaattaaacgTAAGCACATTGATTAAAGTTTTTATCGatgttataaaatattcctCAGGATTATGATTATTGATAAGCTACCGATTTTGGTAAGCCAAACGACCTTGTGTTTCCAGTAAGTAGATAAGTCTATTACTTTTCCTCGTGTGTGAACTAAAACAGTTTGCTGTTATATGGCATTGAACAATATCTTCATCGTTTATGGGTGCCATTTAATTTGACGATCATCGATTTTAATGTCTAAAGACTGAAAATTAGTAACCCTACTTATATGAGATTTAAAAACTCTTCGAAACGCATTTGTGTAAACGTGGTCACGTAGAAAATCATTTGCTCGTAAACTTTGTGCACTTTAAGATTTCGAAAAAGCTTCCGAATAAAGTTGAAAAACGATTTTATTGGAGTTTATAACCATTAATTATGTGCGACTGTGTCTTTTATTACAATATCGCATTCTAAACTGCACCAGCGCTGGTACAAAGACTACGGTCTATCTTTGTAGTATGCAACTAACCAATGAATGAAGAATATCtccgtacttacttatatacttacgaagttttttttgtaaatagtggtaaataatgaaaatagtaggAATGTAACGGTATATGGGAATATGAAGTAATATTCATGTCCTTACCTGTCACAGCAGCACACACCACTAACAGACTCTTAGCCAATGCGaacattttatctaattctcaaTAAACATTAGTGTCGAGCAACTTATATAAATTTCAATTATCTAGACATTATTAGTATTTGGCTAATCTATTGATAATTATTCAAGTCTGTCCTATAAATATGTCATCGGGATTATCGGTTAAACTTTAAAGGAAATGATGTCACTAGGTGCACCTAATGATTATTATTCCTATTTTTTTCCAAATCCACGTTAGTTGAGAGCAGAGATATTGAAGTTGCCAGTAGCATCTTCTCCGAAGTTGTGGATGGTGATGACGGTAGGTCTGGAGGTGGAGAAGTACTCAGTGCTGGAGAGCCGACAGTTGGTAGGAGCGgctttattcagtaggcaaTATTAAACCGAATAAAACCTACCTACGTTCAATATTACAGAGTAGGAACGGTCTTATTcggtctcatccgcttaaaactccTGCAGCTTCTCGCAGCCGATATAACAGAGGAAAAAAACTGCAAGAAAAccctcgacacagggccctagacattcttttaaaaaatgttacaagaCACCAGAAcaggcgagctcgctccatcttaggcctcgtccaAAAGCCAAGAGCAAACTCATCAAACGTAAAAAAAGACACTTGCTGACAGAAATGGGGTCGGTAATTCATTTGGGAAAGCGAATAGGTCATATGAATTGGCACACGTTATTATTtggttattatatttatttacttaacgaACTAAGATTGTTCCTAGGTGGGATAGAATAGAACATAAACGCAGAATATTTTTTAAGTGCCGATGGACCGAAactttattaaattgtttttaatgttataattgctTCTGTTCATTATGTTTAGCCTCTGGCGAACGGCGGCGATAGGTTGGTGATGAACGTGTAGATACCGGTCTCGCTGgaacataaacatatattttcAGTGATAAATATGTGTCTTATAAATTAgtacatattaatgttttttttaaagttgtaGATGAGGTTGGCGCAGGAACGGAAAGGATGGTTAAAAATGAAAAGGCCTATAATCACTAGTGGGATGATGCgggctgattgatgatgatgattttttgcaaatataaattaaaacttaCGTAGTCTTTACATCAGTTCCTCCAAAGTTGGCATCTCTGTCTCCGTTACACTCTAGTCTGGTGGCTTGCTCATAGTCTTCGCACTTGGTGCCAATAAAGCGTTCTCCTCCATTCACTTCAGAAGTCAAAGACTCTGCATAGAATGCATACGCGAGGGTGTGAGAGCAGCTGGTGTCAAAACCGCAGCCAGTTTGGACGGTGCCTCCATTAGGGTAGAAGTCGATGGTCCCCAGAGGATAGTCGTAGCCTAGTAAACCAGCGGTTGCGTGCAGCACCTCCACGACACGGGCCGAACGTGGATTCAACTTCTCAGTGTGATGTGTCCACCCGATGAGAGTTGGGTCGATAGCTAgaagataaaaaacaaaacatttaaaacagGTCCAACGTAgctatattttttcatttggaTAGAAAGTTTTCTTACCAACAATGTGAGGGATTACTGAATTGGTTTTCCTGGCAGCAATGCCGGCGATATGACCTCCAAGACCGATACCTACGATCCTGATAAGTTCAGCGTCGTAACCGAAGGTCTCGATAAGTATGTTGATGAAGGTGGCGATGACCTGGCCGACTTGTGGAGCATTGCCGAGACCTTCGCTATAAAATCCGGCGCCAGGGCTCCAGTCAACAGCGATCACATTTACATCTTCAGAGGAAAGATGTGCTGAAAGAAAGTGGAggttaaagaataaaaaataaactgataATGTTATTCTGATAATATATCTGTAATTTAAAACTATATTGTTGTTGTCTTTAGCATGAACAAAAGATTGACCGAGCATGTATGTAGTTTGTGATACTATCTATAATAACAAATCCGAATAAAGAAGTCATTCTTCCGTACGTATTCTTATTTTCATAACATTAGTTTTGGTATGGTACAAAATAGCAGTAAGTACTTACCGGGAATTAGGAAAGCGTTGGCATTGCCTCCAGCAGAGTCACTGTGGCCGTGGACTGTGAAGATGGTGCGTTTGTTGAGGGCAAAGTGTTCTGTGGTCTCGATGGATTCGACGGTCGGAAGGAAAGGCTCGCTCAGTTCAGGATTCCCTCTGAAGAAGGCAATGATttgaataataatgatattaataATGGGATATGCAGAGTATATTACACatacacctcgccagctatggttaagtaccatgtaataggaagcgagcctattgccatagaCTGGGAACAAATCCTGAATAcaatgtgatatcaattatctacgatccaaacatatatacatacataaactcacgcccgtaatccctaatggggtgggcagagccacaagtaatcaaagacaacttgcagccactgttgatacgatgtcgttagctggatatgatgaaccttatggtgaaacAAACATATATAATTCTAATATTAATCCGAATAAGTCTAATAttcatgaaatatatttaatttgattaagTATCGAACGAAGTAGTGATGgttgttttgatatttttgcTTATTTAATATCATACTGACCTCGTGAAAAGATGGAAAACCACATCTTGGGGTCCAAGAGCGAAGCTGTAAGCTGAAAACAAGcaatataattacctattttctcattactcgtgtaaataattattccaaaacacaatgtaatagcagaagcatatattataaaaataattattgcttgatatatGGATCATaacatgtatagaattacgttgctacctatattgcttctctattttgatcagaataataacgggtggaagatttaattgtgcctgagtgtaataaaaaaggccatcatttattcccaaaaacaaagataaaagatgaatatgtctgttccatgtaaccatgtatgtatgaatccatgaaattagtaggttaaacgaagaaaaatgtgtacagcgccatctatattgtttttgaggaatgtagcctggaaagtccctcatttgtCCTATGAGCTTGCTTACAGCGGTTTATTGCTAAACATCACtaatcggaagaatttcagagaaacatacctattttcttatatcataatttttagagcgcgatttctctgtagtcaggttttagtttttaaacttaatatgtttttattgttagccGTGTATGAAAGTTTTGAGTACTGAAGTACATAATAGTAATGAGACCCTATTACAAAGCCTACGTTGTCTGTTTGTGCGTCTGCCTGTCTCTTCTAACCTTAaatactaaatagttttgtaatttacaatcgcttttacgtaaaatataatacaaaaagtcAACAATCCATACAGCCTTGTTTGAATAAGTAGTGCAAAAAATTTTaagataattaatttattaataaaaatattcattccaATTTATGAGCTTTTATATTAGTTAGTCTTATCAAGTGCATTGTAATAAGTCGAAATTTTATAACTGCGCTGCGTTCAGTTCAAACTTTGTATGCTGGTATGGCACTATCTCGACGAGCGAGTTCAACTCACTCTTGACTGAATTTAttaaagtatatattatatcatTCTATTATTTACAGGCGATAATCAAGGagcgtttaaaaataataagtcttTCACCGGATGGAGATTAGGCGATTTAAGTGTAGATAAACCGgctattgtttttattacaatttattagCCTTGTCAATGTCGTATTTACAATCAACTTTTGgattaattttcaaaaatgtatCGCTGCTGATTAATATATCAATacagaatattacaaaaatgaatattattggttatcacagaaggacagagaaaaaccagaagagcttacatggaacaaattaaagagaaggcgaacgtcgtgtcttctaaggaagtcaaagaattggcatCTGAATGACcctgatagacaagaatggagaatgctacatcgacgaGAGCATGCCTCTTATAATGATTAATATGATTGGAAATCCCTTGGATTTTCGTAAAcataattgtaaattaatatattgaaCAAATATAAGTTTACAAACTacaacccgactacggaaaagcGCGCTATAAAAAGTATGAACCAAGAAAATATATCTCTGGAATTCTTCTAAATAGTGATGTTTGGAatatagccgtggtcgtatgtcgCGTCGCGGTGAGCAAACTCAGCacagattggcattcgaccacggctatattttaaacatcactatttggaagaatttcagataagtaatttcatgtttcatactttttagagcgcgatttttccgtagtcgggttgtAGTTTGTAAACTTATATTTGTTCAATatattaattttcaattatgTTTTGGGGTCTTGTTTATAAAGATAACGTGTTTCCATAATGTGTTTCATGCAAGATTtagagataaaacctatccggaacatgtctgagcagttatgttatcaattcaacgtaattatcgagtatcAACGGAAAATTCAattcgatattaactcagaatcatgagctaaatcatccctctcagtactttgtttttttttaaatttttttttgcaataaaatactttcaaaCTTTAAACTGGTATTCATTTAGGAATCTATGAATATAatgatgttatattttattatgattttcatAACAAGTGCACTATACCTGCAGTTGCAACTAACAACACAAGACAACACTTCACCAACGCGTACATTTTCACAAAAATGACAATGAACTAAGTATTAAAGGATCTATTTGTCGATTTATATAATTTGCAAGCAGCGATACCGAATGGATTCTTGGTAAAGTTAATCCAAATATTATCTAGAATGActgcaatattttattttttgattatattACTCGTATTTAAGATAAAAATGCAGTATCTGTTTGTGTTTTaattgcaaaattcccaagtATAGTTGCTACAGtagtagcagcgtggtggagtatgctccataccctctccggttgattgagaggaggcctgtgcccagcagtgggacgtatataggctatttatgttatgttatgtagttgcTACAGTAGGcagtttttttatgtaaatttatttacattaaatgAGGTAGAGTCGCTCTTCAAATTATTAAGTACCTTTGTTCTTTTCAgcatcattattaatttaagagccatgctcttgtcggtgtaggatTCTCCATTCTTGCCTATCAAAGGTCACTTTACTTCCTTACAAGATacgatgttcgccttctctttgatTTGCTTCATTCTTTAGCTTTGTTCTTTTAAAGAACACTATATTAAAATAACTAATTTCTTTATCAACCTTTAGggcaaatgaaaatttattatcATCCAACTCCGTAATGCCTGCGTCGCGACGCCTTTGTAAAACCCAGCTTCACTTAGTCTTggctattattataattatcggGCTGccaatgaaaataaatgaaattgtaTACCGGATTGACGCAAGTTAACGAAATGTTATATGATTCATatagattttatttatataatttcattCGTTCGTAATTTTCATGTTGCGTTGAAGTAAGCAAATGCATCGTGAGTATTTTGCTTTTGTGTTGGTTGTGCTTTTAACATAGATTACCGACTTCACTCATATAACTAAACTTATTGTAATGTTTTGTGTGGGTCGTGCTTGTAAGATACATAACCGAGTTCACTTATGTAACTACACTTATTCTAATCTTTCGTCCTGTTATTTTACTTAAGAACATGCAGATCTGGCACTAATGGGGACGATTTGATATTGCATGAGTaacttatttttgtattattgcaAACGATCTGTAGCTGACTGTACCAGTCACAGTCTCACAATATATAATTAGATAAATGATGACGCAATTaagattaataaattatatgataTTTGATAAATAGTCCCAGTATTTCCTTTAaacatttagttttaattaacacTCATACGTGAAAGGTGGTCTAAAATGTTTAAGCTAGGTTTCATAGGGATCGTTTGCCTTTCAGGAATTGCATTGGGTAAGCAGTTATAATTACCTTTTTCTTCGAAGATACATCTTCTGGAAAAtcaagtaatattatttacaaataatatttgtGCGAAAGACGAGGAAAGTTTTAAGAACACCTTTGTATGTGTCCTGTGTCCGATCATGTGATTGtgtacatttaatttattttatttacttccaacgtttatttcagatattacCAAATGATATTAGTAAGAAATAGGCATTCTACTATATTAGAAAAGTTACAAtcagtactttatttatttaacctcGTCAGAATCGGATttacagacacaatagttaaacaatgggatttggattttaaaaggcatctggttCTTAGGAGGTTAAATAGAGagattatcattatcatcataggCTTCAAACGTGACATCATTGTTATGAAATAgagagataaaaaaataacacgttCAGGTATATATATGATGTCGCTCCCCCCTAAACCTTCGCCTCAGGGAGAGAATCAGCTTGAGCACAATGGTTTTAAAactgcggcacgctgagaggtgaggatatgaTATCCCGACGTGctggcagagtaggggaatgattggtgatgacggggataaattagaagcaagcagcaagcaggaatatatacagtttattaaaagcacttcacaaacataataacatagtcacaaacataatagttcacaatatacacacttcacaaaagaatcaagacttgcaaggcacggccctaaacagtataatatacttgttgtttttatgaaggtcgggaatgcagtgagtcaaaagtgagtaaaatgaaaggaaatgcaaatggaatggaatgagaatttcgtaatttaaaatgatgatggtccgaacaaaaggccagtatgtgcagagtttgtactctgctacaaaacTATCCGGGCGTACCACAGTTTAATAAAttctcttttattattttctttaatcgAAGAGTACTTTGATGAATAAGCCTTTGTTAGCATACCTTAGTGCAGTTATCCTCTCAAAGATGGTACTATTTGTATATTGAATGTACAGAGGAATTTTATATATATCGATACCAATTATATTGCAGCATTACCCTCAAAGCCAATATTGAGGAAACTGGACCCTCTTCGCTTCCAACATGCTCGCGATGATTCCACTGGACAGTATCACTTGATTGACATGTGGATGACTGCAGACCACATCGCGGAAGCGGCTCGGTATAACCCTGAGGAATCGAATGTCTACCACCTTTTCACTAGGTAAAGATTTGTAAGCGTTATCATCATAAATTAGAGGTATTTTGAAAATTACCTCTACTTATCTAAAAATATTGCTTCTGTGCTGTCCTGGGAGCGAAAAACCGAACATCTCATTGTGTCTGTATATTGAAATTGTGCcatgtttgtgcaataaatcattatttgatttgatttaatgtgAAGAACGCGTTCATCTGCTTTTCCGTGGTTCGTCATAAAAACCTACACAGGAATGGTGTCTTTTCTATCATGATAGACCATTGTCCACGACTTGATCACCTATCACCATATGATTCACCATGTGTACCTAATCATTCAAAGTAGCTGGAAGTTTTCTTCTGATTACTGGTGGCTCTGAGCCAAGCCCATTAGGGAttgtgggcgtgagtttataatgtATCGAAATAAATGTTCCGTGAAATGTGCTTAAATTTTACCTGACTGATTGCTTTCAGGCTTAATCCAACAGTGAGCCAGCCTTTAGTGATAGGCAATTTAAATTGGTTGGCATCATCTAATATCTCTGGTGCGAGAAGAACCATCGTCCTTATCCACGGCTGGAGGGACTCTGCTACCTCCGAACTTAATACTGTTCTTGTACCAGGTATTTCTGCTTCTTTATTTTGCCTTGAGTTTTAGTTATTAGTAAGCATATATAGTTGTGATcattagtaacaataatatttcctctttttaatgaaattttataCTACACTTTAGAAACTGACAAGTATGCTGTAATATATAACCTTCCAGCACTTCTCGCCGCGGAAGACTTGAACGTGGTGGTCGTGGACTGGAGCGTTGGAGCCAGTACTATCAACTACCCAGTGGCTTTGGACAATGCCATCGCTTCTGGTGTCGCTGTAGAGCAGTTCTTCGATTGGGTCAACTTCTATTTACGAGGTTCCCCTGTTCAGTACCACATTATTGGCCACGGTCTTGGTGGTCACCAGGCAGGAGTTGTCGCAAGACGCATGCCTAGACTAGGAGAATCCGTTCCATACGTAACTGGTacgtattatgtatattttgagACGAATTGGTTTTGTGAAATATAAGTTAGGGATATTACGTATATCTGGCGTTAAATAAGTAGAACTCACTCAACgtatatttcataataatttagATTTTACAAGAAGGAATAGCATAAAGTTGTTAGAAGATTTACCTGGTACACCCTTCGATCATTATTATGATCAGCTAATTcaaatgattttagaattattgaaaataaaatcaaaaacacTTCAAAGAAGGTAAAGATTGTTTATTTTCCCAGGTCTTGACCCGTCTTTAGTTGGCTGGATCAACCACCCCGACCGCTTCAACCCTGACGACGGAGTTTACACTGAAGTGATCCACACTAATGCTGGTATCAACGGGTATCTAGCTGATCTGGCAAAAGTGGACTTCTACCCCAACGGTGGGGAATCCATGCCGGGTTGTGATTCCCACTCCTGTGACCATCTTAGAAGCATCTTCTATTTTGCCGAGTCTATTACTTCAGGAGGGTTCACCGGTAGAAGGTGTGCCAATTACTTGACTGCCGTCTTGCAAGTCTGTACTCTGCCCGGGACTCTTCAAATGGGAGGACTGAGGCCCAAATTCGGGTGAGTTTAGGCTTTTATGTTAcagttttattactttaatCATATCCTAAGGGCCCTAACTTATCAATGACACCATACCGTCGTTGACACCTGACACCTTGTTGCGCAACTCATTTGTTGTCGGTATCTGTATCCCGAATAATTCCTTAGGCGGCTTAACCATAGTGTGCTAGTCAGACTCATAGACCTTGACCTAAAACCCTGAGACGTTGGTCTGCGCTTTTCATTCTACAGTGTTATGCCAATGTATTTGAAAAATCTTAAATACTTAGCTGTTATAACttgataatgtaatgtaataagtaatatagtaataattgctgtttagcaataaggccgcctattgtgcttatgtttttattcgtatgtttatatcCTTTGTATAtctcgttgtgcaataaagtattattgattgattgatgttaTTGAGATTCCGCGATTGTTTTGTTAGCAAGACTTGTCGAGTTCATGATGTTTTATTCTGTTTCAGATCTGAGGGCGTATACTTTTTACGGACCAATGCTGCTCCTCCTTTCTCTCAGGGATAAAACAAATATCTAAAAATGTATGTTACCTAAATTGCACATAAAAagaatgacaaaaaatattcaatattttctGTACCTGTTTCAATTTCTCTAGACTGTTAAAGGAAATCGTCGATTATCTTCTAAatcaattacctacttactttattatCCAACCCTATCTGATATAAATGAATTGATATCTACTTACGTAGTACATCCTGCGATTATTGCTttctatgtaatattatttaaaaagaataaaaattgttttgattactgataatatattatatttcaaagaaCAAAAAGTCAAAACCGATCAGCTGTATTTGGGCATGGTTACTGAATTCAGAAACCAAAACTATCATACAGACTATTCGTATCCGAAAGCGATAACAGATTTGGATAATATCGGATCTCTtctctctcttgggtcggtccctcatatctgaggatcgtggtcagcatcagggcctcgcaaccctgatgctgaccacgatcctcagatatccTTCATGCTGACTCTCTTGGGAAAAtagaagcagtggtttcccgttgccttctgccccagacatttttgaagttatttaGACTCCAAGGCCGCTGTTGCCTCTACGGTCGGTTGCCCGACCGGTGGTATGGTTATACCGCCATTGctcggtcgccagagcctcgtcCGTTATCTAGCAGGGAGCACCGCGGCGTCCAGTGGACACCGCCGCCAGCGACTCATAATGAAGCACCGACGCGCGCAGGTGAGGTTGGCAGTTGGGCCGGATATGGGTGTTCTTTCCGTTCTCCCCTTACTCCCTTTGCTTCAAAGGTAACTATAGTGAGTCATAATAATTGTGGGATTATTTACATTTATGGCTCGTAAGTTAATAAAATCATTTAcgtatttattcattatttggAATATATCCAGAGCTATTAGAAACAAAGGAATTATTTTCAGTATCCAAAACATCAATCCATAATATCCCTGATGGATAGGAATGATGTTAATTAACGTTATTAGCTAATACTCATGTCACTACTTCTCATATTACTTTTAGGCTTGAGACTATAGTAGcagataaataaagtaaaaatcttatttgtgtgttttatttataaaaaaagattacacactaaaagtaaaaataataattaaagcaatAAATAGGATGAGTTGCTACAAAACACAAGCAAAGTCACAGTGTGGCAAGTTAATAAGTTATTGAAATGCCGTTTTGTACTAAATATTATAGGCCGGATGCACTTTGGACGCATTTTCGTATGAATTCGTCTGTTGCAAATTAATACGAACATCCATGAACATGACACAAACGTACCGGGTGCAAGTTGTTCGTATAAGTAACGTAGATAAAGCGCGTTATACAAAAAGACGACGAAAACTTGACTTAAACTTACCTTAGCTATACTCATACGCAACGGTACCTATCTAGATTcaataaaaacctcaaaaaataCGAAGGTACGGTCGTCGTCTTAGCATCTATAGCGCGTGGGGATTCGTAAAGCGGTTGGGTTATAGAAATCAACATGAATGGAATACTACAGAATGTCAGAGCATGCATCGCTATTTCTGCTCTAACTTTTcatcccactttttgagcgcttaTGTTCAATCTAGGGTGCTTACTTATTATATCAATGGTGTCGTAGACAAGTGTTATTACGTTTATGTACGATGCGAATTCCCACGAAAACGCGTCCGTTTTAGTATCGGCCTTAAGTAGTTAATATACTATCACAGTTGGTTGGGATGTTTGAGGCTTTTCGGGGCTCTTCGGGAGGCCTCAGCGAGGGTGGTTTCTTCAGGTTTCTGGGTGGTTGACTGGGGGATGATGGGTTTGGTGACGTTCAGTTTGTTGGGCAAGTCAAGGAGGCTGCTGAGGAAGGCCACTCCTTGCTCCGCCGTTTGATAGAAGCCTAACAGGAAGGTCTCCGCGTCGAAGCCATTGTTGTCTGGTGTGCTCTCTTCGTTTTCTTGTGTCGTtctgtaatattaaatataagtaagtaatatcagCTTGAACTCAATGGACGATATTCTGTGATTAATGATCTGAGGTTATAA
The Pectinophora gossypiella chromosome 2, ilPecGoss1.1, whole genome shotgun sequence genome window above contains:
- the LOC126377248 gene encoding pancreatic triacylglycerol lipase-like, producing MYALVKCCLVLLVATAAYSFALGPQDVVFHLFTRGNPELSEPFLPTVESIETTEHFALNKRTIFTVHGHSDSAGGNANAFLIPAHLSSEDVNVIAVDWSPGAGFYSEGLGNAPQVGQVIATFINILIETFGYDAELIRIVGIGLGGHIAGIAARKTNSVIPHIVAIDPTLIGWTHHTEKLNPRSARVVEVLHATAGLLGYDYPLGTIDFYPNGGTVQTGCGFDTSCSHTLAYAFYAESLTSEVNGGERFIGTKCEDYEQATRLECNGDRDANFGGTDVKTTETGIYTFITNLSPPFARG
- the LOC126377182 gene encoding inactive pancreatic lipase-related protein 1-like: MFKLGFIGIVCLSGIALALPSKPILRKLDPLRFQHARDDSTGQYHLIDMWMTADHIAEAARYNPEESNVYHLFTRLNPTVSQPLVIGNLNWLASSNISGARRTIVLIHGWRDSATSELNTVLVPALLAAEDLNVVVVDWSVGASTINYPVALDNAIASGVAVEQFFDWVNFYLRGSPVQYHIIGHGLGGHQAGVVARRMPRLGESVPYVTGLDPSLVGWINHPDRFNPDDGVYTEVIHTNAGINGYLADLAKVDFYPNGGESMPGCDSHSCDHLRSIFYFAESITSGGFTGRRCANYLTAVLQVCTLPGTLQMGGLRPKFGSEGVYFLRTNAAPPFSQG